The nucleotide sequence GCAGAGTGCCGCGCTGTAGATCAGGTAGCTGGTGAATTTTGTCCGCTCAGCCATTGCCCCGGAAACGATGGTAGCAGCTGTTGCGGCAAAAACACACTGGAACATCCAGAAGGCAAGGACCCAAGGATCACCGCCAACCTTGAAATCGCTGAGGAAAAAACCGTCGGTTCCGAACCAACCTGTACCGCTGGTCCCGAACATCAGGCCAAAACCGATGGCCCAGAAGAACAGAGAACCCATGCTGAAGTCCATCAGGTTCTTCATCATGATATTAATGGCGTTCTTGGCCCGGGTAAAACCGGCCTCAACCATGGCAAAGCCAGCCTGCATAAAGAAAACCAGGGCGGCAGCGACCAAGGTCCACACGTAGTCAAGGTTGGTCTGTACACCCTGGGCAGTGGGCTCGTCACCAGCACCAGCAAGGGTTGGTAACAGAGAGAGAGCAAGCAGGGCTCCGGTTAGCAGCGTTTTTTTCTTCATTATTCTCACCTTGTTTCTATATATCCTAAGAAAAAATTATATGGTTTTTCGACTTTTCATAAAAAAGATCAAGGCACCGGCGATCAGATTCCAGATATAATCAAGATTCGTCTGTACAGTCTTCGCAAGGGATTCATCAGCAGGAGCAACAAGGGTCGGTACCAGCGCCAAGGCAATCAGGATTCCTGTTATCAGATTCATTTTGTTCATTTTCTTTCTCCTTCACCGAGCAAACAGTGCCTTTGTTCTCTTCTTTTGGCGATGTTATATCGCCTCCTTGTCTTTCTCTCCTGTTCTGATCCTGCATACGGTTTCTACCGGTAGCACAAAGATCTTGCCGTCACCAATTTTCCCCGTCCTGGTGCTGGTGACCACGGCCTCAATCACCTTGTCTACCTCATCGGCATTAACCACGATTTCGACTTTTATTTTAGGGATAAAATCGACCTGATATTCTGCACCTCGATAGATTTCCGTATGTCCCTTCTGTCGGCCAAAGCCTTTGGCCTCACTGACAGTCATGCCGTTGATCCCGAGCTCGTTGAGCGCCTCTTTCAGATCGTCCAGCTTGAACGGCTTGATGATAACCTCTATCTTTTTCATATCTCTTTTTTCCTCGCGGTCTTTTTTTTGAATGAATGGTGACATTGATCTGTCATTCTTATGTCCCTTATTTAGCAATGAGCGTGCCATATTTTGTACTTTAGAGCTGTTTCTTTGATAACACGCTGTTTTTCAATGTTATGATGAAAGGGAGAGGAGTTGGCTGGAGTTGTTGTTTCTGGCGCATGTTTTTCAGTATTGTAATGTTTAGCCAATTTTGAAGCTCTGCTATTTACAAAAGTGTTTAATCATCTACTCTGGTGTAGGTTGGTGTAACGGGGAAGGATGATTCAGGGAGGGCTGCAAGAGGGATCCTTTGTTTTGCTGTTGACGTAGGCTTGTTCTGGCTGTATATGCTCCTCAGCATTGTGCAATGTGTATCGTTAATGTATACCATAACCCTTCAAGCGAGCGGGCTTTTCCCGTAACATCCTATGGAAACAACCAACCCCTGCCTGACCTGTGGGGCCTGCTGCGCCTTTTATCGGGCCTCTTTTTACTGGGCAGAAACTGCGTCTGGTACACCTGGCGGCGTCCCGGATCATTTGACGGAAAAAATGAATGACTTCCGGGCCCAGATGAAGGGGATGAAAGGACCAACCCCTCGTTGCATTGCCATGACTGGCGAGATCGGGAAAAGTGTGTGTTGCTCAATTTACGAGCAGCGAGCTTCCGTCTGTCGTAATTTTCCACCATCATTGCTTGACGGGGTGCTCAACGAGCGTTGTGATCGGGCCCGGCTGGCCCACGGGTTGAAGCCGCTTACGCCTGAGGATTGGGGAGTTGAGGATTTTCCCCGAGCGGCTTGAGGTGGCAACGTAAGTGTTAAGGAGGGTGTGGAGCGGATATGTTCCGCTGTGAGGATTAATGCGGGTTGCACAACTCACTGCGGGCGGCTGACGCATTCATACCTCCTTGGAATACCCTTGCTCCTCTTGCCACCAATGACCTTGATGACTTGGCCGATATCACAGCTGCCGTCATTTTCTACATACACAATTTGCTTATAAGATAGGGTGTACTTCGCAGGTATTTTTTTCAGGATCTTGTTGCGACTGTCCTGCTGACATCCTGTCAGGAAGAGCATGACGAGAGGGATGAGCGCTGCATTCGATAGGAAGCACTTCATTGCGTTTTCCATCTCAGGTGTTCTCCTGCCAATAGAACTCGATATTCTGAAAGGGTAAATTGATCGCCTGGAGATGATAAAAGGCGTTCTTGCGGTGCTTGCTGTAATGATATTCCCGCAAGGCCTTGGTGGTGATGAAGAAAATATTCCGCACGCCATCTATATAGAATGGGGCATGACTGATCAGTAGCTGGGAGATATCCAGCACCGCATAGTTCCCTTCCTGTTGGGCAGCAGCAAGAAAGGCATTTCTGTAGAGTGAATAGTCAAAGATATGTTCCTGCTTGCTGCGCTGCTCATCGCCATAGACCACGGTGGTATCCCGCAGGAGCATCAGATGAACATAGTTATTGATTTCATCGTCGCAGGCAAGGCGGAACACATCCTCACGTACTCCCAGCAGGACCGCACTGCTCTGGTCCAGTACCTCAATATCCATTTCATTTTTCAGGATTGCCGAGTGCAGACGGTATTCCACTCCGTTTATCCGCAGAAAGAAGAGCTCGTTGCTGTACAGGGCCTGGAGTTTTGCATCACGGCGGATGATCTCATGCAGAGTATTGGTGTCAGCAAAGAGCTCCGGGCTGATGACCCGTTCCTTTTTCGTGTAGGGCTGTTTCAGCTTTTTCAGATTATTATTGAGGAAAAGGCGTTGTGCATAAGCGGTGATTCTCTCTGGAGGCAGAGGAGGCCAGCGGTCCGGCGCATCCTGATAGAGCTGCTTTTGCAGCAGGCAGGTGTAGCTTTTTGTGAGCCCGGTTTCCTGGCGGACAAAGGTACAGCCCAGGTTGCAATGCGCTAGCCATGGGCAATGAGCGCAGTTGTCATCAATATCGAGCAGGTTTTCGTTACGCTCCATCATATTCCAGCCATTGTCAATCACCGCCTCCACGCCATCTGTGAAGATATTGCCGTAGCGATATGCGGGTGATGACTGACCACGTGGGCAGGAAAAGACCTCGCCGTCAAACTGGAGCAGGAAGAACTTGCCCCCGCAGTTGACTGAGGAACAGCAATATTCCGGGGTGAACTCTTTGAACCACTCGGTGCGCAAGGCGTTTTCCAGGGGGGTACCAACAAAGGCCTTTTTCACCGCCTGATAGAATCGGACCTGTTCCGCATCGCTGAGCATGGCCGCCCCTTGGTCCTGTTGCTGAAATTTACTTCTGTTTTCACCAGAGTCAAAACCGAACATGACGTTGAAGCGGCTCATGTCCAGGCCGATTTCATCATGGAGATGCCTGATCTCGGCAATGAAGTCATCAACCGCCTCTAAGTGGGCGCGGGTGACCACGCAGGAAATCTTCTTGTTATGGGGATAGGCGGCCAGCAGCTTAAGGTTCTCGCGGATCTGGTTCAAGGTCGAACGGCCTTGCTTGTCCCGGCGGAACTGCTCATGCAGGCGGAGGGGCAGATCCACGCTACCGCTGATCGAAACCCGGTGTTTGACAAAGACATCCCAATGCCGCTGAAAATCAAAGAGGTTGGTCTTGATATGCGGAGGGCTGACCCGGAAGCCCTGAGCCTTAATCTCCTCCCCATAGCTGGCGTAATGGCGGGCGGCAATGCTGAAGAGGCTGTCAAGCAGCTCTGAGGGAAGGGTGGTGACCTCTCCGCCATGAAAGGAGAGATTAAAGGGCAGGTAACCATGCGCCAGCAGCTGCTCCAGGGCCGTGTTCAGGGTGCCGAGCACCTTGTCCGGCTCTGGTCTGGCAGCGGTCAGGTCACCCAGATAGCAGTAGCGGCAGCTCATATTGCAGAATTTAGTCGGCACATAGAGCAGGTGGATAGCCTTGCGGAACGGGCTTGCGGTCTGATGTGTTTTCCGATCTGTTGGTGACGCCAGATCGACTGCTTCCTCCCGTGTATCAGCTTGTGTATCTGTCATTATCTCTTATTATCTGTCGTCTCACGCTGCGAACCACCAGAAGTAGAGCAGGAGCCCCACATTGAGAAGCAGAAAGGCTACTCGCATTATTTGGTTCCATGCGTCATTCCGGGCTGTTTGGATAATATTTCTTTTGAATTGAATGGCTTCCTTCTGAACAAGGAGGAAAGAGGGATATCCCAAACGGCGGGTCGGCCTGATGAAGAGGCGGCCATCCCGATTGCGGGTAAGCCTGCCTTGGGCGGTAACACGTTCGTTATGGAGGATAAAGTGCTCTGTGAGCTGATACTTTTTGTATTTGGTTTTATTCTGAACCTTGACCTGGGGCGGGCATTGCGCCTGGGTCTTTTCCTTGTTGTGGAGAGCGAGGGCGCTCTTGGTGAACTCATCAACCTGAATATAGACCCGGTGGTCCTTGTCTGCGAGTTCCACCTCGTCAGCAGACTGTTCACGGAGCAGTGGCTTGCGCACGGTTTCCCAGCCTCTGCCCGGTTTTTTCGCTTTGACCTCCCATTCAGCAGCCACCAGCGCGCTGTAGTAAGCACACTCTTTGTTGCTCAAGGGCAGGCGCTGTGTCTGCCCCTCTGTTATCCTGCCTTTGAAGCGGACATAGCAGTCTGTCAGATCCGGGCTGAACGGTGCCGGATTTTCAGCCATCCAGGCCCTTCTTTTGAATACCCCGATTTTGCGCCATTGGCAGGAGGCTATGATCAGGAACAACGCTGGCAGGACGTACGGGAAGAGGATACTCGGCAACCCGCGTTCAGCACCGGGGGCGTTATGAGACTGCAAGCTGATGTATTGAAGGACTGCTGTGAGCAGAAGGAAAAGTATGCTTATGAATATGTTCGCGATCATCGTAGCATTCTCCGGTTTCCTCAACCGTTATTTCCGTTGTTTCCGTTATTATTGTTGTTGTTATTGTTATTATTATTGTTGTTGTTATTGTTGTTACTGCTGAAGCCGGAATCCCAATAGATCCCTGTTGCCCCGCTATTCTTTTCTCCCTCCGGGCCGAGGTAGTAGAGCGGATCAATTCGGGTGATCCGTTTGCCGTCAAAGCGGAGATAGTCTGTGCCCTTAGCGCCGGGCAGCGTTTTTGCCGTGCTCATGCCATCAGTGGTAAAGAGATAGAGGGTATTATTGCGGAAGAGCACGTAAGGGTAGCGCCGCTCATAAACACGCAGATGATTGACAATGATATGCCGAGCCCTTGCTGTGTCTTTGATGCCAGTTTGGCGTAGATAGCTGCCCAGCTTTTTTTTCATTACCTCCTCATCTTTAATCGCTGAGGATGATTCCATTTCCAGATTTATCATGACGCGCTCCCCTGCGCTGGGAATGTTATGAGGGAAGAAAGTTTACCGAATACCTTAGCGTAGGGAGGTGGAGGCTATTTGTCAAGAATAATATATTGTTGCAGTTTAGTGAGAAAGGGTAAGGGGGAATACGTATCGTTTTGAAATTATGTTTGTAAAATTCAGGATGATTTGATTTTGATATAAGAATGATAATTCTTTCTATGTATCATCTTGATATGAAAGATTTTTTTATTGACAGGGGAGCTGGAACACTGTAGGGTCTTTTCGCATTGAAGTGGCAGGCGACAGCCGTACCTAAAGGTGTTTTATACTGGGCACAGCTGATGTTTATATCATCCATCGCCATGAAGAAAACGTTGCTTCAATTCTCTGTCGTCCTTTTTCTCAGGCGACAAAACAGAACGGTCATGAACCGTTCCGTATGCATCATGACAAAGGCAAACCTTAGTTCAACTAAGCGGGTGCCCTGCTTTCCGATCGGAAACGGAAAGCTGATAAAGCCACAGCCGTCGCGAGGCGGTGTCGGAAAGCCACGGATCTCCAGGGAGGAGACAGCCGGGTTGCCTGCTTTACCTATAACCTATATCGGGAGGTATGTTATGAAATCTTTATTCTATTCAAGTACATTTTCCAAACGTAACAACACATCACTTGCACCGTCCTCACCTTTGGCTACTCGTACAGTGCCGGTTAGCGGCTTTAAGCTGGATAAAAAGAACAGTGTAGGAAAAGAAAAGAATAATCGGGCAGTCCGTCGCAATACCCGTTTTTCGCCTGGCCTGCTCCTTGATTACACCCTTTTTTCCTACATATTGGCAGTTGATGCAGGGCTGACAGCAGAAGTATTTCTCCGCGACCGGCTACGGGGCAAGAGAAGTCTTCCGGCATGATAATCAAGTAACACAGTTTAAAGAACTGATCGGGTTTCGATTGCAGTGCCCCGCACCCGGTCAGTTCAATGGACTTCCCTGCTACCTCCCTATCTCCAAAAGCATTGCTAACAGATACGCAATATTCCAGGTTCAAGGGCGTTTGGACAGAGCCCCATTAGCCGAAATCAACCTCAAGAAGAACAAGAATACCTGGGGTCCAGCTATGATCCTCCTCCTTGCGCCAGGTAATTCGAGGGGCCACTTCAAACACCAGCCATTCACGCCAAAATCGATAGCGGTAACGAACCTGGCAAAGCGTTTCCGAGAGCGCATACGAGGGACGGGAAAGGAAATGGTTGCTTAAGGAGTATTCAAGGGCCTGATCCTGATTCAGGGGCTGAAATAGAGAAAAGGTGAAGGTGTGAGGATAGCCCAGGGTCTGCTCGTTCCAGTTCCCATCCAGGGTCAAGCGGAGGAGTTTGTTGGTAAAGACCTCGCGTTCAAGGTCGAAACTGGTCTTGGATTCCCAGCCGCGATTGTCATACCAACGAAGATTTTGGGTTACTATGGCCCGATAGTCTTTGAGGGGCCAATTTTGCTGATAGTGCAGGCCCAGATAACCATGGCCCACATTCCGCACGTTGACACATAAAAAAATATTTTATAACCTGCTGCCTCAAAAAGACATTTAATAAATCAACCAGGCAGCAGGTATGGAAAACAACACAACGATTTTACCACAGGAATGCTCAAGTAAACTCCTCAATCACTTGGGCCTAGTCGCGGGTATGTATGACGAACTCGGACTTGGGGAGCTGATTGACAGTCTGATTCATCAGGATAAAGAAAAGCGAGTTGTCTCAGTTGGTCAGGCAGTTAAGGCAATGGTTCTTAACGGGTTGGGCTTTGCGAATCGGGCATTGTATCTGACCCCGCATTTTTTCCAGGATAAACCGGTAGATCGACTCATCGGAGAAGGCATTGAGGCCCAGCACCTGAACGATACTGTTTTGGGCCGGGCCTTAGAAGTGATTTACGAGCATAATCCCGAAGAGTTATATTCGCAGCTTGCAGCTAGGGCAATTGGTCGTCTAGGGCTGCTGGCACGTTTTGGTCACTTGGATTCAACGAGTTTTCATACCGACGGTCGCTATCCAGCCAACGGATCAGAAGAGGAAGAAGGTGTTATTCGGATCACAAAAGGCTACAGCCGTGATCATCGTCCGGATCTGAACCAGATCGTGTTGCAGCTCATTTGCGAACGACAGGCTGGCATCCCGCTTCTGATGAAGCCGTTAAGTGGTAACAGTAGCGATAAAACAGATTTTCGGGAAACAGTGCAAGCGCATATTGATCAGATGAAAAACGATTTCAGCCTGGAATATCTGGTTGCGGATAGTGCGCTCTATACAGCGCAAACATTAAAAGAACTGAGCATGATATTGTGGATTTCCCGTGTACCGGAGACATTGAATCTGTCCCAGGAGATCATCCATGAAGTAGCTTCAAATCTGATGCAGGATCCTGAAAAAGCAGCATCTCGCAGTCTCGGGGTAGTTTATGGCGATGTCAGGCAGCGCTGGTTGGTTGTCTATTCGCCTGAAGCATATCAACGGGGACGCAAGACCGTAAACAAAAAATGCCTCAAGCTGAGCACAAATGAATCCAAGCAATTCGATAAATTGTGCAAACAGGATTTTGCCTGCGAGGCCGATGCATTGAAAGCACTGTCCCGTTTTGAAAAAAAGCTGAAAATACTCTCAATTCATGACGCTCGTGTTGTTGCTTTACCTCGCCATAAGGGCAAAGGACGGCCAGCCAAGGGCAAGAAACCGGACTTTTATGTTTACCGCATTGAAGGCAACCCAGCCTCCCTGCTTCAGGAGAGAACCCGATTGTTGGAACGAAAAAGCTGTTTTATTCTTGCAACGAATCAGTTGGACTGCGAAGAATTGTCCGACGAGGAACTCTTGAAAGTGTACAAAGATCAGCAAAAGGTTGAACGGGGTTTTCGTTTCCTCAAAGATCCTATGTTTATGGCTTCAACGCTTTTTTTAAAATCCCGAAAACGTATCATGGCCCTGATGATGGTTATGACGCTTTGCCTCCTGGTGTACGCCGCGTTGGAATATCGCATCAGACAAGCGCTCGAAATAAATAATGAAACATTTCCCAACCAGAAAGGAAAACCTGCCCCTAACCCTACTGCTCGTTGGGTATTTCAGTTTTTTTCAGGAATTCACCTGCTGCTTGTCGGCGGAATGCAACAGCTGGTCCTGAATTTAAATGAACATCATTTGCGTCTGCTGAAGCTGTTGGGTGGGAGATATGAAAAATTATATTCTGGAAATGGATAGAGGGTATGCTGAATGTGGGCCATGGGGTAAAAGCTCATGAAAAGAAAGACCACTGGAAAACCTGAGGTTGAGGTCATCCATCCGGGCTGCATAATAGCGTAACTGTGCAGAGAGATTTCGTTCTTCCTTATCTGCCATCAGCTCATCAAGCTCATGGGAAGATGATGCTTCATCGGTGAATTCCTCGGCAGAGTGCGTATCAAGAAGAAAATGCATTCGTTCGTTCAACTTGGGCATAGACAAACGCATCCTGAAATAGGTCTTGAGCTGCACTGCTTTGCCCTCCTCAGCAGTGGATTTCAACCGGAGACGGATACGAGTACGTTCCTCCTCGTCAAGATAATCCTCATCGCCAAAAAAGGAATCCAGCCAATGGGCCGAGGTGAGCAAGCCCTTGGTGACCAGGGCATGGGTCCGGTCAAGGGGATGTGGCTCCTCAGGCGAATCGGCTCTGCTGGTAAGGGGAAAGAGGGCGAGCAGGAGGGTGAGCAAGAGGACAAACCAGAAGGGGAAGAGGGTGTTTGTTGCTGTGCTTTTTGTCTTCATGTCCTGTTTTCTCTTGGCTCCTTTGGCTTTCAGTCCATTGCCCCAGGTACATAACTCCCACCATTATTCGTGCAAAGGTCGGTACGAGGCATCTGTAAAATATCTCATACCATCGGAAAGGGGAAGATGACAATATCATCTTCGCCAGTCTTGGATCTGTCAACCAGTACTTCCCTCCGGGTTAAGCGGTATAAAAAAAGTATCCTGCCCAAAGGAGATGGGATATTTGCCCGGATAAAATGAGGCGTTCGCCTTATTGCAAGGGCAGGCTCAAGATGGTTGAGTAGAGACATTATCCCCATCGACTGAAAGGAGTTCCTATGCAAGCTCGACATAGAATCAGCAAGACGTATGACTGTCCTCTGACCAAAAAGCATGTACATGTACAACTCAAATGCGGTACACAAGCTGTTGGCAAAGAACCTGAAGTTTGCTCAAATATTGGAGAATGTGGATGCGGCGTGATTAAAATTATCTATGGTATGAGCTATACTGTGGATTGGAAAAAATGTTGTCTCTATTCAATTCTCAAGGAACAGGGCTGTTGCCTTGAGAATTAAATGATGCAGTAAATATCTTGTTGTTGATTCTACACACAAAATAAAACTGCCCAGATAAAATTAGTTTCATCCTCAAGCTTCCTCTGCGGCGATCGTGACTCCTCATCTCACGGTCGCCGCGCCTTTTTTTCTCTCTTTCCTACATCCCCATCTCCAGAATATCCACCATCCTGCCGTTATAGCTGCTACGGATCAGGGAGATGAGATCGGCAGAGTTATCCACCCGTATCGTGAGGCTGGTCACAGCGGAACCGCTAAAGCCGGGCAGGGTGTAGATGCCGTTGCCTGGTATGGTCACGGCATCACCGGCAATACCGCGTTTTTCCATGGCCTGTAAACTCAGGGTGAGGCGATTATCGGTCAGGTCAAAAATGGCCTGGATGCGGATCTGTTCATCCGCGGTCATCTTGGCGTCGGTGGCAACAACATACGGGGCCGTGGCATTGCCGGTCAGGATGCCGACCTCCTGCGGATTATTGGCACTGAAACCGTTCAGCACCAGGGGCGAGCGCAGTCTGTTGCCGTAAGTACCGGTACGTATAGAGCCGTTTTCGGTATAGCGGTATGGATGGAGACGGTGTATTCGTTGTTCCACGGGTCATCCTGCGTTGGGATGTGCGGAACCAGCAGCACCTCGGTGTTGGAGACGGAAGCAAATTGGGTCTGAGCGGTTTCGCCGCTGCGGGTTCCTTCGATGAGACAGCCGCAGTCCGAGTCTTTGCGGTCAAAGAGGAGATTGGTCCCGTTGAGGCGGAGCACACCATCGGGGTTGAGCACATCGTTCAGCTCCAGGGTGGTGTCTTCGGCAGACAGCATGACCGGGGCTTTTTTTTCGGAGGCAACCGTTCCAGATGGGCGTTCTGCTGAACAGCCCGGACAAAAGGACGGGAGGGCGAAACCTTGACCCGCAGAAGTTCGTCCATAGGCGGGAGCGGATCATCCGGGGCATCCAGGCGGGCATGAAAGGATAGACGATAGGAAAAGGCGTCCTCCAGAGTAACCTGAGTGCCGTTGGTGAGCATATCCTTGATCTCCTCATTGGCATCCTGAAGCAGGGTTTTGATCTCATCCGCAGGCCAGCCCGGATGCTTTGCTGCCAAGCGGGCTGCCAGCTCGTCGTAGCCCGCCACATTATGCGGAACAAAGCGGAGTTGATAAGAACCGGGGGTGGTCAGGTAGTTGGGTTCGGGTCGATATTGCGCAGTAGCCATACTCTTCTCCTCTTGGGTTTAAGGTATTGATACAACCGGACAATCAATGTGGATGTTCCAGAATAGGAGGCATATCCCTGTTTGTCAAGAAAATATATTGAATTATGTGATTTTATGACGATCGGGCAGGGGGTTGAGGGAAAAAGGCGGGGCGGTCCCGGTACGGTGTTGCGGTGGGGCCTGCGTTCGGGATGATTTTCTGCGCACGATGGAGCGGGAGAAGTACCTACGTATGAGGGAGGAAGATGCCTAGTTAGGAAGGAGGCTCATAAGTAGTTATCTCTCTCCTTCCTACCTAGTGCTCTGTAAAATCTAAATTTTAGGGTAGCGTATTTAAAATTAATGTAGCATGTTGTCCGAAAAAAAAATTGAAAGAGGATTTCATGCCAAAAAAATACATTGTCCAATTGACTCCAAAAGAACGCTGTCATTTACAGGAGGTTATCAAAAAGCTTTCGGGGGGCAGCCAGAAAGTCCGTCGTGCTCACATCTTATTGAAAGCTGATGCAAATGGCCCCTGTTGGAAAGACAGCAGGATAGCAGAAGCATTCAACTGTAGGACAAAAACGGTTGAGAACATCCGTCAAAATTTTGTTTTGCACGGTTTTCAACAGGCTCTTGACGGAAAAAAACGTGCAACCCCGCCTACTCCGAAACTATTGAATGGGGAGCAGGAGGTTAAAATCATTGCCACTCGTCTTGGTTCACCTCCGCCGGGATACGCAAATTGGTCACTGCGCCTTTTAGCCCGACATGTTGTTGAATTGGAAATAGTTCCGTCGATCAGCCATGAAACTATTCGCCAAGTAATAAAAAAAACGGGATGAACAACCGGAAAATCCAATACTGGGTTATTCCACCAAAACACGATGCGGAATTCGTGGCCAACATGGAAGATGTGATAGAGGTTTATGAAAGACCGTATAATCCTAATCATCCTTTTCTTTGTATGGACGAACAACCAGTTCAGCTGATAAAGGAAACTCGTTTACCTATCCCGGCAACTAAAAATCATGCTAAACGCGTTGATTATGAGTATGAGCGTAACGGAACAGCCAGTATTTTCATGTTCACCGAGCCTCTTTCAGGCTGGCGTGAAGCCACAGCTCGTCCTCGGCGGACTAAAACAGATTGGGCGATCGAAGTGGCTCGCCTCCTTGAAGGTCGCTATGCAGAATGTGAAAAGATAACGTTGGTTTGCGATAATCTCAACACCCATACAAAGGGAGCTTTTTATGAGGCTTTTCCTCCTGAACGTGCTCGTGCATTAGTACGCCGGATTGAATTTTGTTACACACCGAAACATGGTAGCTGGCTCAATATAGCAGAAAACGAATTGAGCTCCATGACTCGACAATGTCTTGCCAATCGTCGTATAGGAGATATCGAGACGTTACAGAAAGAGATTGCCGCATGGTCAAGCGATGTGAATAACACTCAACGTGGTGTTGAGTGGCAAATGAAAATTTCTGATGCCCGGTGCAAATTAAAATCCGTTTACCCTAAAATTAAGTCGTGACAGAGCACTAGGCAGTTTAGAATCTCACAAACGTTATTGACTTTATCTCATAAGCACTATCGAGATTATCTCATACGTGCTTGTGAGATGAAGTCACACGGGCGTGTGAGATTGGGTCGAACGTGTTATTGTGGGAAAGGTGGGCGGGTGGTGGAGGTTTTTTCGGAAGGGCTGTTGAGGGAGATTGAGGAGATAAAGGGAGCGGTAAAAAGCACATTTTGCAAAGCAGTAAAACACGAAACCTATTTAATCGTTCCTCTAACTACGGTGTAATCTTACCATGACGTTGAAGCCTCGCCCTGATTGCACCTTTCTTCCGTTTATGTATTACAGCAATCTCTTTAATTGTCTTGCCTGCGTCAAACTCCTCGCAAAGTTGTTGATCCTCAGCTGTATCCCAAGATTTACCGGCACGTTCTGGCAATGCTTCGCGTCTTCGATCACTACGTTCGGCTCGCTCAAGTGCTCTTGCAGCAACGAATAATGCACGAGTAACATTAGATTGCTGATACACACCGTCCAGTATTTGACCTGTATTCGGACAACGACCATCCGCTAACGATTCGATAATTTTGAGTGCCTCTGTATTATTCATATTCTGAACTCTTTTCAGTGGGCCTATAGTTTTTCATAATAATTAATTATAATAATGAAGTGTAAACGGATTGTCAACAGAAAGGTGTTTGAAACAAGAAGAGAAGCGCGGTTCAGGATGGCAAAAAAATACCCCCGCCGCAATACTGTGACAGAGGTAGGGTACATCTTCAGTCACCTTTTCCGTGACCAGGAGAGGACACCGGGAGTTAAACAGTCTTTTTCCCCGTCTGACCTGATGCTATCCGCTTCGGCGGAAACGATACTTTCGGATGCGTGCTCCTGCTTTCAGCTTCCTTGAACGCCTTGTAAATGGCATCCAGGTTATAATTATATTTCGCTGCATGAGCTTCCCGACATCTACGAATTTCAGCTACTATTTCATCCTGTCGCATACCAGAACTTCATCG is from Candidatus Electrothrix sp. GW3-4 and encodes:
- a CDS encoding DUF4469 domain-containing protein gives rise to the protein MLSAEDTTLELNDVLNPDGVLRLNGTNLLFDRKDSDCGCLIEGTRSGETAQTQFASVSNTEVLLVPHIPTQDDPWNNEYTVSIHTAIPKTALYVPVLTATDCARPWC
- a CDS encoding IS630 family transposase yields the protein MNNRKIQYWVIPPKHDAEFVANMEDVIEVYERPYNPNHPFLCMDEQPVQLIKETRLPIPATKNHAKRVDYEYERNGTASIFMFTEPLSGWREATARPRRTKTDWAIEVARLLEGRYAECEKITLVCDNLNTHTKGAFYEAFPPERARALVRRIEFCYTPKHGSWLNIAENELSSMTRQCLANRRIGDIETLQKEIAAWSSDVNNTQRGVEWQMKISDARCKLKSVYPKIKS
- a CDS encoding P-II family nitrogen regulator, producing MKKIEVIIKPFKLDDLKEALNELGINGMTVSEAKGFGRQKGHTEIYRGAEYQVDFIPKIKVEIVVNADEVDKVIEAVVTSTRTGKIGDGKIFVLPVETVCRIRTGEKDKEAI
- a CDS encoding SPASM domain-containing protein → MTDTQADTREEAVDLASPTDRKTHQTASPFRKAIHLLYVPTKFCNMSCRYCYLGDLTAARPEPDKVLGTLNTALEQLLAHGYLPFNLSFHGGEVTTLPSELLDSLFSIAARHYASYGEEIKAQGFRVSPPHIKTNLFDFQRHWDVFVKHRVSISGSVDLPLRLHEQFRRDKQGRSTLNQIRENLKLLAAYPHNKKISCVVTRAHLEAVDDFIAEIRHLHDEIGLDMSRFNVMFGFDSGENRSKFQQQDQGAAMLSDAEQVRFYQAVKKAFVGTPLENALRTEWFKEFTPEYCCSSVNCGGKFFLLQFDGEVFSCPRGQSSPAYRYGNIFTDGVEAVIDNGWNMMERNENLLDIDDNCAHCPWLAHCNLGCTFVRQETGLTKSYTCLLQKQLYQDAPDRWPPLPPERITAYAQRLFLNNNLKKLKQPYTKKERVISPELFADTNTLHEIIRRDAKLQALYSNELFFLRINGVEYRLHSAILKNEMDIEVLDQSSAVLLGVREDVFRLACDDEINNYVHLMLLRDTTVVYGDEQRSKQEHIFDYSLYRNAFLAAAQQEGNYAVLDISQLLISHAPFYIDGVRNIFFITTKALREYHYSKHRKNAFYHLQAINLPFQNIEFYWQENT
- a CDS encoding helix-turn-helix domain-containing protein — its product is MPKKYIVQLTPKERCHLQEVIKKLSGGSQKVRRAHILLKADANGPCWKDSRIAEAFNCRTKTVENIRQNFVLHGFQQALDGKKRATPPTPKLLNGEQEVKIIATRLGSPPPGYANWSLRLLARHVVELEIVPSISHETIRQVIKKTG
- a CDS encoding YkgJ family cysteine cluster protein; translated protein: METTNPCLTCGACCAFYRASFYWAETASGTPGGVPDHLTEKMNDFRAQMKGMKGPTPRCIAMTGEIGKSVCCSIYEQRASVCRNFPPSLLDGVLNERCDRARLAHGLKPLTPEDWGVEDFPRAA
- a CDS encoding IS1634 family transposase: MENNTTILPQECSSKLLNHLGLVAGMYDELGLGELIDSLIHQDKEKRVVSVGQAVKAMVLNGLGFANRALYLTPHFFQDKPVDRLIGEGIEAQHLNDTVLGRALEVIYEHNPEELYSQLAARAIGRLGLLARFGHLDSTSFHTDGRYPANGSEEEEGVIRITKGYSRDHRPDLNQIVLQLICERQAGIPLLMKPLSGNSSDKTDFRETVQAHIDQMKNDFSLEYLVADSALYTAQTLKELSMILWISRVPETLNLSQEIIHEVASNLMQDPEKAASRSLGVVYGDVRQRWLVVYSPEAYQRGRKTVNKKCLKLSTNESKQFDKLCKQDFACEADALKALSRFEKKLKILSIHDARVVALPRHKGKGRPAKGKKPDFYVYRIEGNPASLLQERTRLLERKSCFILATNQLDCEELSDEELLKVYKDQQKVERGFRFLKDPMFMASTLFLKSRKRIMALMMVMTLCLLVYAALEYRIRQALEINNETFPNQKGKPAPNPTARWVFQFFSGIHLLLVGGMQQLVLNLNEHHLRLLKLLGGRYEKLYSGNG
- a CDS encoding DUF6719 family protein: MENAMKCFLSNAALIPLVMLFLTGCQQDSRNKILKKIPAKYTLSYKQIVYVENDGSCDIGQVIKVIGGKRSKGIPRRYECVSRPQ